ATCGCTGCTGGATGCAGTGCTCTATACCGACGAAGGCGCTGTCATCGAGTTTTCCGACGGCGACTCTGTAACCCTTATGGGGGTGGCAGAGGGCAGCTTGACCGCCGATAATTTCGAGATCATCGGATAATAATTTACCGTCCGACAGAGACGATGGCCGTCCGCCCTGCGCGGACGGCCATTTCTGTGTCGCGGAGTTCCGCTGGAACCAGCCGTTCCGGATTTTATCTGCTGAAGGGTGTCCGGATAGTCGATCATCGGGGATGCAATCGAGCTAATATTAGAATGCATTGTAGGGTATCGTTGTGACCAACTGGGCCTGCAGACCGTGGGGCAGCAATTTGGACCGTATCTTCATCGGCGCAGGTTTTCTGGACAGCTGCCCGGAGCTGACCCGCTTCGTTTATGAATATTGGCTGAGAAAGGCGGGTGAGCGTCGGCTAGCCTACAGAGAGGATATTGAGCCGGCAGACCTGATTCGCGCGCTTCCCGGGGTCACGTCCGTCAAGGTGTTGTAATTTTACGGATGGCCTGAGGTCATGATCAGGCGGCTTTGGTGGTTATGCTGAGAATAGGGTCAATCTCCTCTTTGTTGATGTCTGCGAAGGCCTCAACCATCATGTAGCGGCTGGAGATCAGCCACTCGTCATTTCTGCGCGAACAGACGGTCGGGACTGTCAGGAATTTCGTGTGTGGGCGGGCATAATGGGCAAGAAGGAGTCCCACTATGTCCCGACGCGAGACTCCACCTCGACCATACACCTCGATGGTCACCCGGATTACATCGGCAGCGCCGATGAAATTACACCACTTCCGCGGACGCTAACTTTCCATTTCCAGCGCACTATCCGTGAGGTGCAACCCTGACTTTCATGAATTGCCGATAGATAGGCTTGACCTTCCCGGCACTGGAAGCCCTATCTTGACGGTAGCGCGTGCGATGCCCGGTGAACTGCGGCCATTCGCAGCCCGGAAACTCTGCGGCGTGGCAATATGCCATTCCCCCAAGAGGAACTGACATGGACCATCACGGCCATCAGGATCACGGCGACCATGCGCGTGCTAAAGACAATGGCGCCCTGACCGCAATCGATCCTGTGTGCGGCATGCGTGTCGATCCGCACACGACGAAACACCGTGCCGCTTTCTCCGGGCGCACCTACTACTTCTGCTCCACAGGTTGTCACGACAAGTTCGTGGCGGCGCCGGAGCGCTATCTTGAAGAGCAGCCTTCCGGCAAGGAGCCGGATACGGGGGCCATCTACATCTGCCCGATGCACCCTGAAATCCGCCAAATCGGCCCCGGCAACTGCCCGATCTGCGGCATGGCGCTGGAGCCGGCGGAGGCTTCGCTGGACGAAGGCCCGAACCCGGAACTTGCCGACATGTCCAAGCGGTTCTGGATCGGTCTCGCACTGGCCGCACCCGTCTTCCTGCTGGAAATGGGCGGCCATCTGACGGGATTGTCGCATCTGCTTCCGGCGCAGATATCGAACTGGGTCCAGCTCGTCCTGGCCACGCCGGTCGTGCTCTGGGCGGGATGGCCGTTCTTCGTCAGGGGCTGGCGGTCGGTGGTGAACCGGTCGCTCAACATGTTCACCCTGATCGCCATGGGAACCGGCGTTGCCTGGCTGTACAGCATCGTCGCCACTCTGGCGCCAGGCATCTTCCCCGAGGCGTTTCGCAATGCAGAGGGGGCGGTGGCCGTCTATTTCGAGGCGGCGGCGGTCATCACCGTTCTGGTGCTGTTGGGGCAGGTGCTGGAACTGCGGGCGCGGGAGACGACCTCCGGGGCGATCAAGGCGCTGCTCGGCATGTCGCCGACGACGGCGCGCCGGCTGTCGGATGATGGTACGGAAGCGGAAGTCGATCTGGATCGCGTCGAGGCCGGCGACCGGCTCAGGGTCCGCCCGGGAGACCGGGTGCCGGTCGATGGGATGGTCACCGAAGGCGGCTCCAGCGTCGATGAATCGATGGTGACCGGCGAATCCATGCCGGTCCGCAAACAGCCGGATGACAAGGTCATCGGCGGGACGATCAACGGCCAGGGCAGCTTCATCATGCGGGCGGAAAAGGTCGGCCGCGACACGATGCTGGCGCAGATCGTGCGCATGGTGTCCGAGGCGCAGCGCTCGCGAGCACCGATCCAGCGGCTGGCGGATGTGGTCTCGTCGTGGTTCGTGCCGGCGGTCATCCTGACCGCGCTGCTGGCCTTCGCAGCCTGGACCCTTTGGGGCCCTGCGCCGGCAATGGGTTATGCGCTGATCGCCGCGGTCAGCGTACTGATCATTGCCTGTCCCTGCGCGCTCGGACTGGCAACGCCGATGTCGATCATGGTGGGCGTCGGCCGGGGTGCCCAGGAGGGCGTCCTGATCAAGAATGCCGAAGCGCTGGAACGCATGGAGAAGGTCGATACCGTCATCGTGGACAAGACCGGCACCCTGACGGAAGGCCGGCCGAAGGTCACCGCGATCAAGACCCTCAGCGGGTTCGCGGAAGATGATCTGCTCCGCCTGCTCGCCAGCCTCGAACAGGGCAGCGAGCACCCTCTCGCCGCCGCCATCGTGGCCGCCGCCAGGGAGCGTTCGCTCGATCTGCTGCAGGCCGGCGACTTCGATTCGCCGACCGGCAAGGGCGTGCTGGGTACGGTCGATGGACGAAAGCTCGTGGTGGGCAATGCCCGGTTCCTCGCCGAGCACGAAGTCGAAACCGGTCCGCTTGAAGAAATCGCCGACACGCTGCGCCAGGACGGTGCGACGGCGATTCTGGCGGCAGTTGACGGTAAACCTGCCGGAGTCGTCGCGATCGCCGACCCGGTAAAGGAATCGACGCCGGCAGCCATAAAAGCGCTGCACGCCGATGGCATCGCCGTTGTCATGCTGACGGGCGACAACAAGACCACGGCACAGGCGGTTGCCAAGAAGCTCGGCATCGACAGGGTGGAGGCCGAGGTGCTGCCCGAACAGAAGGCGGCAATCGTCAAGCAGCTGCGCGACGAGGGACGGGTGGTCGCCATGGCCGGCGATGGCGTGAACGATGCCCCGGCGCTGGCCGCGGCGGATGTCGGCATCGCCATGGGCACCGGCACCGATGTCGCCATCGAGAGCGCTGGCGTGACGCTGCTGCGTGGCGATCTGATGGGCATTGTCAGGGCACGGCGCCTGTCCGAGGCGACGATGCGGAACATCCGGCAAAACCTGTTCTTTGCCTTCATCTACAATGCGGCCGGCGTGCCGGTCGCGGCGGGCATCCTCTATCCGTTCCTGGGCATCCTGCTGTCACCGATCGTCGCCGCCGCCGCCATGGCGCTGTCCTCGGTCAGCGTCATCGGCAATGCCTTGCGGTTGCGTGCCGTCAGGCTGCGCGATTGAGGACATGCAAGATGACGGTGCTGCAATCGACGATCACCTGTCCGACATGTGGGCATGTCTCGGTGGAGACGATGCTGGAGAATGCTTGCCAGTATTTCTACGAGTGCGGGGGCTGCAAAAGCCTGCTTCGGCCCCTGCCTGGTGATTGTTGCGTGTTCTGCTCCTATGGCGACACGCCTTGCCCGCCGATCCAGAAATCGCGGGCGAAGGGGCATGCAGGCGGGTGTTGTGCCCAGGATGGCGGTTGATCTGCATCAATGTGCTGGCGCTGGATTGCAAGCAAGATGCCGGTGCTGGAAAAGGATAGGCGTGACGGTATGAAACGCGGACTGGCAAATATCGTGCGGATGGCGGCCCTGTGCTGCCTGCTGCTGGTGTTTGCCCCGCACGCGTTCGCTGTGGATGTTGGCCCGGGCGATGGCATGCGGCAGGCCACGCAGTCTTATGGGGCGGAGGATGCGGTTTCCGTGCGGAGCGTTGCCCATCCTTGTGACAGGGCCACCGCCGCAAATCTTCTCGACTGCGGATGCACTCAACTCTGCCTTGTTTTTGGCGTGCTGCCGGCGGCGATAGGCATTGATGATGCCGGGAAGGCGGGCACTATTTCCGCCAGACCTTACCGGGTCGCGCGTGCGGGGCTCTCCCCCGCCAAACATCCTCCCAGGTCGCTCGCTCTCGTCTGATGGCGCCTCGCGTTTGTCGCGAGGCCTTGGCGCCGCCTTTAAGCGGACGGCGTTTCCCTCATCGACAAGCGAGCAATCACATGAAGACCAAACAATCGGGCTTTCTGAATACGCCGGCAGGCTATGCGGTTTGCCTCATGCTGGCGGCGCTGGCGATCTTTCTGTGGGTCGAATATCGGCTTCAGGTCGCCGATGCGCTGCCTCTCTTCCTGCCCCTGCTGATCTGCATCGGCCTGCATTTCTTCATGCATCGGGGCCATGGCGGTCATGGCGATGGCAAATGAACGATCTCAGAAAAGGAACAAGATCATGAGGAAGTTAATCCGGCCCGCTCTCATCGGCGCGGCTTCAATGGCGTTTCTCTTTGCCGTCCATGGCGCTGACGTGACCCGGACTGCCTCGGCGCAAAGCACGGGAAGCGGGCAAGGCAATCAGGCGGACACCGCTGTTCCGGGTCAGCGCATGCCCGGTTCCGGCATGGGTTCCGGCATGGGACCCGGAATGGGTTCTGGGATGGGTATGGGCCCCGGCATTATGCAGGGACAAGGCATGATGCAGGGACAAGGCATGATGCAGGGACAAGGCATGATGCAGGGGCAAGGCATGCCGGGCATGATGGGCCAGGGCATGTTGCATCCGGGCATGAGGGGCCCCGGAATGATGGGCCCCGGAATGATGGGCCAGGGCATGATGCATCCGGGCATGATCTATGGCATGCCGGGCCGTTACGAGCAGGAGATCGCGCCGGAACAGGTCAGGGAGATGCTGCAGCGCCGCCTCGACTGGCACGGCAATCCGCGGCTGAAGCTCGGCGAGATCAAGCCGACCGAGCATGGCGAGATTCTGGCCGATATCGTCACCCGGGAGGGCTCGCTGGTCCAGCGGCTGGCGATCGACCGCCGGACCGGCGCCCTGCGCCAGGTCGATTGAAGGAAAGGA
This genomic stretch from Oceanibaculum nanhaiense harbors:
- a CDS encoding heavy metal translocating P-type ATPase; the encoded protein is MDHHGHQDHGDHARAKDNGALTAIDPVCGMRVDPHTTKHRAAFSGRTYYFCSTGCHDKFVAAPERYLEEQPSGKEPDTGAIYICPMHPEIRQIGPGNCPICGMALEPAEASLDEGPNPELADMSKRFWIGLALAAPVFLLEMGGHLTGLSHLLPAQISNWVQLVLATPVVLWAGWPFFVRGWRSVVNRSLNMFTLIAMGTGVAWLYSIVATLAPGIFPEAFRNAEGAVAVYFEAAAVITVLVLLGQVLELRARETTSGAIKALLGMSPTTARRLSDDGTEAEVDLDRVEAGDRLRVRPGDRVPVDGMVTEGGSSVDESMVTGESMPVRKQPDDKVIGGTINGQGSFIMRAEKVGRDTMLAQIVRMVSEAQRSRAPIQRLADVVSSWFVPAVILTALLAFAAWTLWGPAPAMGYALIAAVSVLIIACPCALGLATPMSIMVGVGRGAQEGVLIKNAEALERMEKVDTVIVDKTGTLTEGRPKVTAIKTLSGFAEDDLLRLLASLEQGSEHPLAAAIVAAARERSLDLLQAGDFDSPTGKGVLGTVDGRKLVVGNARFLAEHEVETGPLEEIADTLRQDGATAILAAVDGKPAGVVAIADPVKESTPAAIKALHADGIAVVMLTGDNKTTAQAVAKKLGIDRVEAEVLPEQKAAIVKQLRDEGRVVAMAGDGVNDAPALAAADVGIAMGTGTDVAIESAGVTLLRGDLMGIVRARRLSEATMRNIRQNLFFAFIYNAAGVPVAAGILYPFLGILLSPIVAAAAMALSSVSVIGNALRLRAVRLRD
- a CDS encoding GDCCVxC domain-containing (seleno)protein; translation: MTVLQSTITCPTCGHVSVETMLENACQYFYECGGCKSLLRPLPGDCCVFCSYGDTPCPPIQKSRAKGHAGGCCAQDGG
- a CDS encoding DUF2933 domain-containing protein, with amino-acid sequence MKTKQSGFLNTPAGYAVCLMLAALAIFLWVEYRLQVADALPLFLPLLICIGLHFFMHRGHGGHGDGK